From Daucus carota subsp. sativus chromosome 6, DH1 v3.0, whole genome shotgun sequence, the proteins below share one genomic window:
- the LOC108227407 gene encoding ATP-dependent RNA helicase-like protein DB10: MAVVYAPEDPTLPKPWKGLVDSTTGALYYWNQETNVTQYEKPGDNSTIDDDERYNRVSNGGSKIDSGAGTQQSRRVGPAVENGASSESYQQRNEITVSGKDVPMPMTSFEAIGLPSEILRELLQAGFPAPTPIQAQSWPIALQNRDIVAIAKTGSGKTLGYLIPAFMHLKRVRKNPQLGPTVLVLSPTRELATQIQDEAVKFGRSARISCTCLYGGAPKGPQLRDLSRGVDIVVATPGRLNDILEMRRVSLSQVSYLVLDEADRMLDMGFEPQIRKIVKEVPARRQTLMYTATWPKEVRKIAADLLVNPVQVNIGNVNELVANKSITQHVEIVSSMEKQRRVEQIVRSQEQGSKIIIFCSTKKMCDQLTRSLSRQFGTAAIHGDKSQGERDYVLNQFRTGRCPVLVATDVAARGLDIKDIRVVINYDFPNGVEDYVHRIGRTGRAGASGIAYTFLGDKDAKHAADLIKVLEGANQRVPNEVRGMVSRGGGFGRAKRQWGSGGRDGGRGGNYDSGFGGRAGWGNGSRDSDRSAPTNYHKRFHEGAVGGSVKRSRVE, translated from the exons ATGGCCGTTGTTTATGCACCTGAAGATCCTACTCTTCCTAAGCCATGGAAAGGTTTGGTTGACAGTACCACTGGGGCTCTTTACTACTGGAATCAAGAGACTAATGTCACGCAATATGAGAAGCCTGGTGATAACAGTactattgatgatgatgaaagaTATAATAGGGTTAGTAATGGTGGTTCAAAAATTGATTCTGGAGCAGGGACTCAGCAG AGTCGCAGGGTAGGGCCAGCTGTGGAAAATGGTGCATCTTCTGAGTCTTATCAACAACGTAATGAGATCACTGTTTCT gGAAAAGATGTACCCATGCCTATGACATCATTTGAAGCAATTGGCTTACCTTCTGAGATTCTTAGGGAG TTGCTCCAGGCTGGGTTCCCTGCCCCTACTCCGATACAGGCACAGTCGTGGCCAATTGCTCTTCAAAATCGCGACATAGTGGCAATTGCAAAGACTGGTTCAGGGAAGACGTTGGGCTACCTGATTCCAGCCTTTATGCATCTGAAGCGAGTTCGTAAAAATCCCCAATTGGGCCCAACAGTGTTGGTTTTGTCACCAACGAGAGAGTTGGCGACACAAATTCAAGATGAAGCTGTGAAGTTTGGGAGATCAGCAAGAATATCTTGCACG TGTTTGTATGGAGGAGCCCCAAAGGGTCCACAACTAAGGGACTTGAGCAGAGGAGTGGATATTGTTGTTGCCACTCCTGGCCGTTTGAATGATATCCTTGAAATGAGAAGGGTGAGCCTCAGTCAAGTTTCGTACTTAGTTCTGGATGAGGCAGACCGCATGCTGGACATGGGATTTGAACCACAAATTAGGAAGATTGTGAAGGAGGTCCCAGCTCGCCGACAAACACTCATGTACACTGCAACATGGCCGAAAGAGGTCCGGAAGATTGCTGCTGATTTATTAGTTAATCCAGTCCAAGTTAATATTGGAAATGTTAATGAACTTGTTGCAAACAAGTCTATCACCCAg CATGTGGAGATCGTCTCATCAATGGAAAAACAAAGACGGGTTGAGCAGATAGTGAGATCTCAAGAACAAGGATcgaaaattattatattctgcTCAACCAAGAAGATGTGTGATCAGTTAACCCGCAGCCTCAGTCGGCAGTTTGGAACTGCAGCCATTCATGGGGACAAATCTCAGGGTGAGAGGGACTATGTGTTAAATCAGTTTCGCACAGGGAGATGTCCAGTTCTTGTTGCTACTGATGTTGCAGCTCGTGGGTTGGACATCAAAGACATCAG GGTGGTGATCAACTATGACTTCCCCAATGGGGTAGAGGATTATGTTCACAGGATTGGTAGGACTGGTAGGGCTGGTGCCAGTGGAATAGCTTATACCTTTTTAGGTGATAAGGATGCAAAGCATGCTGCTGATCTCATTAAAGTTTTGGAAGGAGCGAATCAACGTGTTCCAAATGAAGTTAGGGGTATGGTTTCTCGTGGTGGTGGGTTTGGAAGAGCTAAGCGTCAGTGGGGTTCTGGTGGGCGTGATGGAGGCCGTGGTGGAAATTATGATTCTGGTTTTGGTGGAAGGGCTGGTTGGGGAAATGGCTCACGAGACAG TGATAGGTCTGCTCCCACAAACTACCATAAGAGATTTCATGAGGGTGCAGTTGGTGGCTCTGTAAAGCGTAGTCGGGTGGAGTGA